In a genomic window of Bdellovibrionota bacterium:
- the glpK gene encoding glycerol kinase GlpK, with product MAERYVLAIDQGTTGSTALLFDSKTRLVTKAYREFAQHYPKPGWVEHDPEEIWTITLAVAREALTAANISLTDIVALGITNQRETTVVWDRRSGRPIAPAIVWQCRRTADRCHELKDHDAEIRKKTGLMLDPYFSATKISWLLDQVPDARRRAEANELAFGTIDTWLIWKLTNGSVHATDYTNASRTLLFDIHKKEWSKELCEIFRVPLSMLPEVRTSAGLFGTTASEHLGASVPILGVAGDQQAALFGHYAVAPNQAKCTFGTGAFALAFCGDQPIQSKHGLLTTLTCDADGKPAYGLEGSIFMAGAIVQWLRDGLKLIEKASETEAIAASIADTGGIYLVPAFVGLGAPYWDPKARAAIVGMTRGTNRSHIVRAALEAIAFQSADLVDAMAEGMGKPLAELRVDGGAVANHFLMQFLADILGIPIIRPEMIERTGFGAARLAAVAASLWNKEPEREERTTRFTPKMEIGRRHELKQGWRDAVNRVRTNLLV from the coding sequence ATGGCCGAACGATACGTCCTGGCAATCGATCAAGGGACTACCGGAAGCACGGCCCTTCTTTTCGATTCCAAGACCCGCCTAGTTACGAAAGCCTACCGAGAGTTTGCGCAGCATTATCCAAAACCGGGATGGGTGGAACACGATCCGGAGGAGATCTGGACGATCACACTGGCTGTCGCTCGGGAGGCTTTGACCGCCGCAAACATTTCGCTCACCGATATCGTTGCTCTGGGGATCACAAACCAGCGGGAGACCACGGTCGTGTGGGACCGCCGCAGCGGTCGGCCGATCGCTCCTGCAATCGTCTGGCAATGCCGAAGAACGGCCGACCGATGCCACGAACTAAAGGACCACGACGCTGAGATTCGAAAAAAGACCGGGCTTATGTTGGATCCCTATTTTTCCGCGACAAAAATTTCCTGGCTGCTCGATCAGGTTCCGGATGCGCGACGCCGGGCGGAGGCGAACGAGCTGGCCTTCGGAACGATCGACACCTGGCTGATCTGGAAACTGACGAACGGTTCTGTCCACGCGACGGATTACACCAACGCCAGCCGAACGCTTCTATTCGATATCCACAAGAAAGAATGGTCGAAGGAGTTGTGTGAAATCTTTCGTGTTCCTTTGTCGATGTTGCCGGAGGTTCGAACATCCGCAGGACTGTTTGGGACCACTGCGTCGGAGCATCTGGGCGCGAGCGTTCCGATCCTGGGCGTAGCGGGAGACCAACAGGCGGCGCTCTTCGGTCACTATGCCGTCGCCCCGAACCAAGCCAAATGCACGTTTGGGACGGGAGCCTTTGCTCTTGCGTTCTGTGGCGACCAGCCGATCCAATCGAAACATGGCCTCCTCACGACGCTGACATGCGATGCGGATGGGAAGCCTGCCTACGGACTCGAAGGTTCGATCTTCATGGCGGGGGCGATCGTCCAGTGGCTACGAGATGGCCTAAAGCTGATCGAAAAAGCCTCGGAAACCGAAGCGATCGCCGCATCCATCGCCGATACGGGAGGGATTTATTTGGTTCCCGCATTCGTCGGTCTGGGGGCCCCTTATTGGGACCCGAAAGCACGCGCGGCGATCGTCGGGATGACCCGCGGGACAAATCGATCCCATATCGTCCGCGCGGCGCTGGAGGCGATCGCGTTCCAGAGTGCCGATCTGGTCGACGCGATGGCGGAAGGAATGGGAAAGCCGCTCGCCGAACTGCGCGTGGATGGCGGCGCGGTAGCGAATCATTTTCTGATGCAATTTCTGGCCGATATTCTGGGCATTCCTATTATCCGGCCGGAGATGATAGAACGTACAGGTTTCGGCGCCGCCCGATTGGCTGCCGTGGCTGCCTCTCTCTGGAACAAGGAACCCGAACGGGAGGAGCGGACAACGCGTTTTACACCGAAGATGGAAATCGGTCGACGACATGAACTTAAACAGGGATGGCGCGATGCGGTCAACCGCGTGCGGACGAATTTATTGGTGTGA
- a CDS encoding TerC family protein, whose translation MANWLTLDSLAALVSLSAMEIVLGIDNIVFIAILAAKVHKEVRTRVRMIGISLALVARLGLLFSITWIMKLTEPLFSIVGQSFSGRDLILLVGGLFLIAKATYEIHEKLESGPGGIAAGGSGNRAVGPVIFQIVLIDLVFSLDSVITAVGMTQKIPIMVVAMVLAVAVMMISSGKISDFVHHHPTIKILALAFLLMIGVMLFAEGMGVHIQRGYIYFAMAFSLAVEFLNLRYRKRHQPVELREPQNP comes from the coding sequence ATGGCGAATTGGCTGACATTGGACTCCCTGGCCGCGCTCGTTTCCCTTTCGGCGATGGAGATCGTCCTCGGAATCGACAACATCGTGTTCATTGCGATTCTGGCGGCGAAAGTTCACAAGGAGGTTCGGACCCGCGTGCGGATGATCGGTATTTCCCTGGCGCTCGTCGCCCGGCTGGGGCTTCTCTTCTCGATCACCTGGATCATGAAATTGACGGAGCCGCTCTTTTCCATCGTGGGACAGTCCTTTTCCGGCCGCGACCTCATCCTCTTGGTGGGGGGGCTGTTCCTGATTGCCAAGGCGACGTATGAAATTCACGAAAAACTGGAGTCCGGACCGGGAGGCATCGCGGCCGGCGGATCCGGAAATCGGGCCGTGGGACCCGTGATCTTCCAGATCGTTTTGATCGATCTCGTTTTTTCGTTGGATTCTGTGATCACAGCAGTCGGGATGACGCAAAAGATTCCGATCATGGTGGTCGCGATGGTGCTTGCGGTTGCTGTGATGATGATTTCCAGCGGCAAGATCAGCGATTTCGTTCATCACCATCCGACGATCAAAATTTTGGCGCTCGCGTTTCTTCTGATGATCGGCGTGATGTTGTTCGCGGAGGGAATGGGGGTTCACATCCAACGAGGCTACATCTACTTCGCGATGGCGTTTTCACTTGCGGTGGAATTCCTAAACCTGCGGTATCGGAAGCGGCATCAACCCGTAGAGCTTCGGGAGCCGCAAAACCCTTAA
- a CDS encoding pseudouridine synthase, whose translation MNDTVWIIGERFRGWRLDHFLAEQIPKLSRSRIQKIIPERISVSWADAATPSTRVRVGGSVTAGFPRLFEVPQEYNFYILHEDDELLAVDKPAGLVVHPTNACRTNSLIEAIRRERNDAEIRLVHRLDRETSGVVLLAKSADAARRWGRALQQKRLQKNLCRSRPRHSPEFER comes from the coding sequence ATGAATGACACCGTGTGGATCATCGGCGAACGATTTCGCGGGTGGAGACTGGACCATTTTTTGGCGGAGCAGATCCCTAAACTCTCGCGAAGCCGGATTCAGAAGATCATTCCCGAGCGAATCTCCGTCAGCTGGGCGGATGCCGCAACCCCTTCCACGCGCGTACGCGTCGGCGGGAGTGTGACGGCCGGCTTCCCGCGGCTGTTCGAAGTTCCCCAAGAGTACAATTTCTACATTCTCCACGAAGACGACGAACTTCTCGCCGTCGACAAGCCGGCGGGATTGGTCGTTCATCCGACGAACGCTTGCCGGACCAATTCCCTCATCGAAGCGATCCGCCGCGAACGAAACGACGCGGAGATTCGACTCGTCCATCGCTTGGACCGCGAGACGTCGGGCGTCGTTCTGCTCGCAAAAAGCGCCGACGCCGCGCGGCGATGGGGACGGGCGCTTCAACAGAAAAGGCTCCAAAAAAACTTATGTCGCTCGCGTCCACGGCATTCCCCCGAATTCGAGCGGTGA
- a CDS encoding iron-containing redox enzyme family protein: MNVHQELRKRVLKHPAIHNAYLARFKRGDLNREDMNDFAIQFYGFVKHFPRILATLLASTPDEKAADELCVILASELGNGDPTIRHEYMYHRFLRSIGIEPREALQKGLEPETESFVSGMVELYGHKDYGVALGASFGLENMAITMWDHLIPGLQKLKKQDDFKGMDIHYFTFHRALEGEHEDGMEEALSKSTELDVDDVKYGIETMLNDLQRMWMGLEKRWHTRRKDDEYRGLASKTLKIRNIV; this comes from the coding sequence ATGAACGTTCATCAAGAACTGAGAAAAAGGGTTCTCAAACATCCGGCGATCCATAACGCGTACCTCGCTCGTTTCAAGCGGGGCGATCTCAACCGCGAAGATATGAACGACTTTGCGATTCAATTCTACGGATTCGTGAAACATTTTCCACGGATTTTGGCGACGCTTCTTGCGAGCACGCCGGATGAAAAAGCGGCCGACGAGCTCTGCGTGATACTCGCCTCGGAGCTCGGAAACGGCGATCCGACAATACGGCACGAGTATATGTACCATCGATTCCTGCGGTCGATCGGGATCGAGCCGCGGGAAGCGCTCCAGAAAGGGCTGGAGCCGGAAACGGAATCGTTCGTATCCGGGATGGTCGAGCTGTACGGCCATAAGGATTACGGCGTGGCACTGGGAGCCTCCTTTGGGTTGGAGAATATGGCAATCACCATGTGGGACCACCTTATTCCCGGACTCCAGAAACTGAAGAAGCAAGATGATTTCAAAGGGATGGACATCCATTACTTTACGTTTCACCGCGCGTTGGAAGGAGAACATGAGGACGGGATGGAGGAAGCGCTCTCCAAGTCCACGGAACTAGATGTGGATGACGTCAAATACGGGATCGAGACCATGCTCAACGACCTGCAGCGGATGTGGATGGGGCTTGAAAAAAGGTGGCACACAAGGCGAAAGGACGATGAATACCGGGGGCTCGCGTCGAAGACGCTGAAGATTCGAAATATTGTCTAA
- the mscL gene encoding large conductance mechanosensitive channel protein MscL yields the protein MRTPKIKMVDEFKAFVLKHSVVGLAVGVVIGGAVGKLVKALVDDFVMPVVGFLTPSGDWRAIVLSIGNVKFGVGDFLGNFVDFVIVAFVVFMIVKTFIKEAPPPPGPATKQCPQCSESILVSAKKCKFCTSAVG from the coding sequence ATGCGTACCCCGAAAATCAAGATGGTGGATGAATTCAAAGCCTTTGTTCTTAAGCACAGCGTCGTTGGTTTAGCCGTCGGTGTCGTGATCGGCGGCGCCGTGGGAAAACTGGTGAAGGCCTTGGTCGATGACTTCGTCATGCCGGTGGTCGGGTTTCTCACGCCGAGTGGAGACTGGCGGGCGATCGTCCTCTCCATCGGAAACGTGAAGTTCGGCGTGGGCGACTTCCTGGGCAACTTCGTCGATTTCGTCATCGTCGCTTTTGTCGTGTTCATGATCGTCAAGACATTTATAAAGGAAGCGCCTCCCCCTCCCGGGCCGGCCACGAAACAGTGCCCGCAATGTTCGGAAAGCATTCTGGTTTCGGCGAAGAAATGTAAGTTTTGCACGAGCGCCGTGGGGTAA
- a CDS encoding DUF481 domain-containing protein gives MRDWALALIFILGVGTAFAQETPAPVPVAAEVAAVLPAPPPKVETWKANAGASAILNTGNSSNQTLGGNGLASYKHERDKMTFKANGTYGRAEDSLGVTTTNTKNWRTELRYDRYLLDPLSTFALGHLGSDEPAGFDHRYGGAGGLSHEFYKTGPHFSKYEVGFDYTRELRTAPPDENIYSGRLFLQYKLTMTPWLTFGQDFENLFNVQDGHDYRLNTLTALTTKMSDKIAFQVSFSVKFDNVPVPGKKKTDTLTQLGLVVDFM, from the coding sequence ATGAGAGACTGGGCCTTGGCACTGATTTTCATTCTGGGAGTGGGGACGGCGTTTGCGCAGGAGACGCCCGCGCCCGTTCCGGTGGCGGCTGAAGTGGCGGCGGTCTTGCCAGCTCCTCCACCGAAGGTCGAGACCTGGAAAGCGAACGCCGGGGCCAGTGCCATCCTCAACACCGGAAACTCCAGCAACCAGACACTGGGCGGAAATGGCCTGGCCTCCTACAAGCATGAAAGAGACAAAATGACGTTTAAGGCCAACGGCACGTACGGCCGCGCGGAAGACAGCTTGGGTGTGACGACGACGAACACGAAGAATTGGAGGACGGAACTGAGGTACGACCGATATCTTCTCGATCCGCTTTCCACTTTTGCCCTCGGCCACCTGGGGAGCGACGAACCGGCCGGCTTTGACCATCGATACGGCGGGGCGGGCGGTCTTTCGCACGAATTCTATAAGACGGGCCCCCACTTCAGTAAGTACGAGGTCGGCTTCGACTACACCCGTGAGCTGCGCACGGCCCCCCCGGACGAGAATATTTATTCCGGCCGACTCTTCCTGCAATACAAGCTGACGATGACTCCCTGGCTGACGTTCGGACAGGACTTTGAAAACCTGTTCAACGTGCAAGATGGACATGACTACCGTTTAAACACGTTGACGGCGCTCACCACCAAGATGAGCGACAAGATCGCGTTTCAGGTGAGTTTCTCGGTTAAGTTCGACAACGTGCCGGTGCCCGGAAAGAAAAAGACCGATACCCTGACGCAGCTCGGCCTTGTCGTAGACTTTATGTAA